The genomic window GGCCCGGGCAATACCCTTGAACGAGATGCCGTGGTGATCGTAGAAGCTGCGATCCTCGATACCGATCAGCGCCTCGGCCAGATAGGGCGGCGCGTCCTGCAGCCGGATCAGGTCGCGATCTTCATTACTGTTGGGATAAATGCCGCCCACCAGCAAGGGTTCCAGCCGTGCCAGCGGCAGAGTACGACCTTCTTCGTCGCTAATACGGCTCAAACTACCACCGCTGAAATCCAGTAACAGCTGCCGCGAGGGTTCAAAGCCGTCGGGGAAGGTAAAGCCGCGGCTATGCACCCGGGCGCGGGAGCTGGCCCACTCGGCCAGACCTGGCGCGCTGGCGCTGCGCACAAAACGGTAGCCCAGGCTGTTCAGTTCCGCCTTGAGATCGTCCATCGCCAGCGGCTGTCCGGGATACAATTCCAGCGGACGAGCGTATACCTTGGCTGGTAATGCCCAGCGTTTACCTTCAAACTTGCTGCGCACCTGCATGTCCAGGTAGGCCATGCCAATGGCAACAAAGACACTCATCACGAGTGTCAGTTTAAAAAGGAACTTGAACAGGGAAGGCCAAAAACGTCCCCGTGGACGCTTGCGAACAGGCTTGCGCCTGGCATCGGAACGGGAGGGTTTTGCAGCGGAGGCTCTCTTTTTTGTCATCGGCTCAGTATAATTCCTTACCTAATTGCGCGATACCGGGATTCTATGTTTCCTGAATTTATTCAATCACTTTGTGACCCTGCGGCCTACCCGCATCCGACAAAGGATATTCGCGTCATCGAGACGCACATCTCCTGGCTCCTGCTCACCGGCGACTACGCCTACAAGGTGAAGAAGCCGGTCGACTTTGGTTTTCTCGATTTCACCAGCCTGCAGAAGCGACAGCATTTCTGCGAGGAAGAGCTGCGCCTGAATCGACGTCAGTCACCGGACCTCTATCTGGAGGTCGTCGCCATCACAGGTACGCCTCAGCAGCCCTGCATCAACGGCGAAGATGAAGCCTTCGAATACGCCGTGCGCATGCACCAGTTCGATACCGACCTGCGGCTCGATCTGCTGCTGCAGCAGAAACGCTTCGAACCCGACTGGATCGATGCTCTGGCCACCCAGATCGCGCATTTCCACTCGGCGGTCCCGATGGTCGCCTCCGACAGCCCCTGGGGCGAGCCGGAGAATATCTGGGAGCTGGTGTCGGACAACTTCCTGCACCTGCGCGATGTGCTGGACGACCCCGACGACTGGTCCGCGGTGCAGAAGCTGTCACAGCAAACCTCACAGCAGTTCCGCGAACTGACCGACGTTCTGCGCCGGCGCAAGACCGAAGGCCATGTCTGCGAATGCCACGGCGACCTGCATCTGGCCAACATTACGTTGCACAACAACGAACTGCGGCTATTCGACTGCATCGAATTCAATCTGCAGTTCCGCTGGATCGACACCATTTGCGACCTGGCCTTCCTGCTGATGGATCTGGAAGCCAATGGCCAGTTCCGCTGGGCCCACCGCCTGCTAAACCGCTACCTCGAACTCACCGGCGACTACAAGAGCCTCAAGCTGCTCAACTTCTACAAGGCTTACCGCGCCATGGTGCGGGCGAAGGTCGCGATGCTGGGCGAACACCCGGATCTCGAAACCTTTCGCCGCTACCTCAAGCTGGCGCAGCACTATGCCCGCACACCCAAGCCTGCTCTGCTGCTAATGCACGGGCTGTCCGGCAGCGGCAAGAGTTATATCAGCGGCCAGCTGGTGGAACGCATTGATGCCATCCGCATCCGCTCCGATATCGAGCGCAAGCGCCTGTACCGCGAGCTTAGTCTCAAAGGTGGCAAGCTCGACCTCTACGGCCAGGAAATGAACAT from Marinobacterium aestuarii includes these protein-coding regions:
- a CDS encoding AAA family ATPase codes for the protein MFPEFIQSLCDPAAYPHPTKDIRVIETHISWLLLTGDYAYKVKKPVDFGFLDFTSLQKRQHFCEEELRLNRRQSPDLYLEVVAITGTPQQPCINGEDEAFEYAVRMHQFDTDLRLDLLLQQKRFEPDWIDALATQIAHFHSAVPMVASDSPWGEPENIWELVSDNFLHLRDVLDDPDDWSAVQKLSQQTSQQFRELTDVLRRRKTEGHVCECHGDLHLANITLHNNELRLFDCIEFNLQFRWIDTICDLAFLLMDLEANGQFRWAHRLLNRYLELTGDYKSLKLLNFYKAYRAMVRAKVAMLGEHPDLETFRRYLKLAQHYARTPKPALLLMHGLSGSGKSYISGQLVERIDAIRIRSDIERKRLYRELSLKGGKLDLYGQEMNIRTYHQLFDTTREMLRAGYSVVVDATFIRQRPRTSYAELATSLDLPFRIISCHCEQKLIEARLKRRKAKGVDASDADVSVMHQQKKMQHPLQDDELERTVAVYTDDDEALYLLTDRLRQDGVIGE